The following proteins are co-located in the Myxocyprinus asiaticus isolate MX2 ecotype Aquarium Trade chromosome 44, UBuf_Myxa_2, whole genome shotgun sequence genome:
- the LOC127434432 gene encoding serine/threonine-protein kinase RIO3-like: MDQLEVSTKETKSPWGAPTLAPLPCSLADVMSEQLARQLHEEGNSFPDPDFSTDLDLTCTPETDTSSDLILAQMLQMQFDREFDTQLRREEKKFNGDSKVSISFENYRMVHPYEDSDSTEDEVDWQDTRHDPYRADKPTTTPKKGFVGKGKNITTKHDEEVCGRKNTARMDNFAPEVQVGDGIGMDLKLSNKVYNALKRHCDTEQRRSARLHEKKEHSTAEQAVDPRTRLLMYKMVNAGILENINGCISTGKESVVFHADGGSFEEKIVPEKCVLKVFKTTLNEFKNRDKYIKDDYRFKDRFSKLNPRKIIHLWAEKEMHNLTRMKKAGIPCPEVVILKKHILVMSFIGHDHVPAPKLKDVILNSEDMKKAYYQVLNMMQRLYQDCKLVHADLSEYNMLWHDGQVWFIDVSQSIEPTHPHGLEFLFRDCRNVATFFQKAGVAEALNVFELFNTVSGLQINSDNEADFLAQIEALEKRNEDHVQKSSKKIFTATSDGSPPQLNTDDDDD, from the exons ATGGATCAACTTGAAGTATCTACAAAAGAGACAAAG AGCCCTTGGGGCGCTCCCACCCTGGCACCGTTGCCCTGCTCTCTGGCTGATGTTATGAGTGAGCAGCTGGCCAGACAGCTGCATGAGGAGGGCAACTCTTTCCCAGACCCAGA TTTCAGTACTGATCTGGACCTCACCTGCACTCCTGAAACAGACACGTCCAGCGATCTGATTCTGGCCCAGATGCTGCAGATGCAGTTTGATCGTGAGTTTGATACGCAGCTGCGCAGAGAGGAAAAGAAGTTCAATGGAGACAGCAAAG TCTCCATATCCTTTGAGAACTACCGCATGGTTCATCCATATGAGGACAGTGACAGCACTGAGGATGAGGTTGACTGGCAAGACACTCGCCATGACCCGTACAGAGCTG ATAAGCCAACAACCACCCCCAAAAAAGGCTTTGTTGGGAAAGGCAAGAACATCACCACCAAACACGATGAGGAGGTCTGTGGACGGAAGAACACAGCACGCATGGACAAT TTTGCTCCAGAAGTGCAGGTGGGTGATGGGATCGGCATGGACCTGAAGCTCTCCAACAAGGTGTACAACGCTCTGAAACGCCACTGTGACACAGAACAGCGCCGCAGCGCTCGACTGCATGAGAAGAAGGAGCACTCGACTGCT GAACAAGCTGTTGACCCCAGAACCAGACTGCTGATGTACAAAATGGTGAATGCTGGGATACTGGAGAACATTAATGGCTGTATCAGCACAGGAAAAGAGTCGGTGGTGTTCCATGCTGATGGAGGAAG CTTTGAAGAGAAGATCGTTCCAGAGAAGTGTGTGCTCAAAGTTTTCAAGACCACCCTGAATGAGTTTAAGAACAGGGACAAATACATCAAGGATGACTACCGCTTCAAAGACCGCTTCAGCAAGCTGAATCCTCGCAAAATTATCCACCTGTGGGCAGAGAAGGAGATGCACAATCTCACCAG GATGAAGAAAGCAGGGATCCCGTGCCCAGAGGTGGTGATACTGAAGAAGCACATCCTTGTGATGTCATTCATTGGCCACGACCACGTGCCTGCACCTAAATTGAAGGATGTCATACTGAACTCTGAAGATATGAAAAAAGCATATTATCAAGTTCTAAAC ATGATGCAGCGACTCTATCAAGACTGTAAACTGGTTCACGCTGATTTAAGTGAATACAACATGCTTTGGCATGATGGACAG GTTTGGTTCATTGATGTGAGCCAGTCCATAGAGCCCACTCACCCTCACGGTCTGGAGTTCCTCTTCCGGGACTGTCGGAACGTGGCCACA TTTTTCCAGAAAGCTGGTGTGGCGGAAGCTCTGAATGTATTCGAGCTGTTCAACACTGTGTCTGGACTGCAGATCAACAGTGATAATGAGGCTGATTTCTTAGCCCAG ATTGAAGCCCTGGAGAAAAGAAACGAAGACCATGTGCAAAAATCCAGCAAGAAAATCTTCACTGCCACTAGTGATGGCAGCCCACCCCAATTaaacactgatgatgatgatgattaa
- the LOC127434447 gene encoding uncharacterized protein LOC127434447 isoform X1 has product MFHFQDPDSINMDLLSSRPRFLGECPDPPRYSCHIPPYDDVISCYKPEYDNMRSEVYSPTTSHLSFKSDDSMFRPINFRNDRLKSPSPTQSVLSDKSDDSMSRPIYFRNNRPLLTAKIAPLRCRGSDYSEERDNSRSRPINTQQELQGKGQSAKESAFLPSDILLCISGVIGIVLLIYGIVLLLYSIVLFLFSVVVGILGIASVLILVYGIINKHEGLKEEVMKAINALKT; this is encoded by the exons ATGTTCCATTTTCAAGACCCGGATTCAATCAACATGGACTTGCTTTCATCGAGACCCAGGTTTCttggtgaatg TCCAGATCCACCGAGATATTCGTGTCATATCCCACCATATGACGATGTGATAAGTTGTTACAAACCAGAATATGACAACATGAGGTCTGAAGTTTATTCCCCGACAACATCACATCTGTCTTTTAAGAGTGATGATTCAATGTTTCGTCCCATAAACTTCAG GAATGATCGGCTAAAGTCACCATCCCCGACACAATCAGTGCTGTCTGATAAGAGTGATGATTCAATGTCTCGTCCCATATACTTCAG GAACAACCGACCATTATTAACCGCCAAAATAGCACCCTTGAGATGCCGCGGATCAGATTACTCTGAAGAGAGAGACAATTCAAGGTCTCGTCCCATAAACACCCAGCAAGAGCTTCAGGGGAAGGGTCAAAG TGCAAAGGAGAGTGCTTTCCTGCCATCTGATATTCTCCTGTGTATTTCCGGTGTCATTGGCATAGTACTGTTGATTTACGGCATAGTTTTGCTGctttacagtattgtactgttTCTTTTTAGTGTTGTTGTTGGTATTCTCGGCATTGCTTCAGTGCTCATTCTGGTATATGGCATCATAAACAAGCATGAGGGGTTAAAGGAAGAAGTGATGAAAGCAATCAATGCCTTGAAAACCTAA
- the LOC127434447 gene encoding uncharacterized protein LOC127434447 isoform X2 — MDLLSSRPRFLGECPDPPRYSCHIPPYDDVISCYKPEYDNMRSEVYSPTTSHLSFKSDDSMFRPINFRNDRLKSPSPTQSVLSDKSDDSMSRPIYFRNNRPLLTAKIAPLRCRGSDYSEERDNSRSRPINTQQELQGKGQSAKESAFLPSDILLCISGVIGIVLLIYGIVLLLYSIVLFLFSVVVGILGIASVLILVYGIINKHEGLKEEVMKAINALKT, encoded by the exons ATGGACTTGCTTTCATCGAGACCCAGGTTTCttggtgaatg TCCAGATCCACCGAGATATTCGTGTCATATCCCACCATATGACGATGTGATAAGTTGTTACAAACCAGAATATGACAACATGAGGTCTGAAGTTTATTCCCCGACAACATCACATCTGTCTTTTAAGAGTGATGATTCAATGTTTCGTCCCATAAACTTCAG GAATGATCGGCTAAAGTCACCATCCCCGACACAATCAGTGCTGTCTGATAAGAGTGATGATTCAATGTCTCGTCCCATATACTTCAG GAACAACCGACCATTATTAACCGCCAAAATAGCACCCTTGAGATGCCGCGGATCAGATTACTCTGAAGAGAGAGACAATTCAAGGTCTCGTCCCATAAACACCCAGCAAGAGCTTCAGGGGAAGGGTCAAAG TGCAAAGGAGAGTGCTTTCCTGCCATCTGATATTCTCCTGTGTATTTCCGGTGTCATTGGCATAGTACTGTTGATTTACGGCATAGTTTTGCTGctttacagtattgtactgttTCTTTTTAGTGTTGTTGTTGGTATTCTCGGCATTGCTTCAGTGCTCATTCTGGTATATGGCATCATAAACAAGCATGAGGGGTTAAAGGAAGAAGTGATGAAAGCAATCAATGCCTTGAAAACCTAA